The Pocillopora verrucosa isolate sample1 chromosome 14, ASM3666991v2, whole genome shotgun sequence genome has a segment encoding these proteins:
- the LOC136278267 gene encoding melanocyte-stimulating hormone receptor-like, with product MATTNSTGGGMQTKTIQEELCSLSLERGSQQHLFYLLVVNIFLSIGAVPGNSLILVAFRKESSLHPPSKLLYRCLATTDLMVGVVSQPLASTYYMSIVYEHWSICRYAAFMTSYALCGVSLSTMMAISVDRLLALLLGLRYRQIVTLKRTFFCVGIFWVVSSVPTSSFLLDDRIALWYSSLGVPFCLVISIVSYTKIFHSLIRHQAQVKNQQQPSPPNALNIARYRKAVHSALWVQLALVVCYLPFVIVDIVISHSKTHSSHLTITREISFSLIYFNSTLNPFLYCWKISEVRQSVKQTIRQALYCSWMNSWMN from the coding sequence ATGGCAACAACAAATTCGACAGGAGGTGgaatgcaaacaaaaacaattcaagaAGAACTTTGTTCCCTCTCTTTGGAAAGAGGATCACAACAACACTTATTCTATCTATTGGTAGTCAACATTTTCCTCTCTATTGGCGCAGTTCCTgggaattctcttatccttgttgccttTCGCAAAGAATCCTCCCTTCATCCGCCCTCCAAACTCCTTTATCGTTGTCTGGCGACAACTGATTTAATGGTTGGTGTTGTTAGCCAGCCTCTCGCTTCTACTTATTATATGTCCATAGTTTACGAACACTGGAGTATTTGTCGGTACGCAGCCTTCATGACAAGCTATGCATTATGTGGAGTATCCTTGTCGACGATGatggccataagcgtggacagacttctcgccctgctgttggggctgagatacagacaaattgtTACTCTGAAGCGTACATTTTTCTGTGTGGGTATATTTTGGGTAGTATCTTCCGTCCCTACTTCATCTTTCCTTTTAGATGACCGTATCGCGCTTTGGTATAGCTCTCTAGGTGTACCATTTTGCTTGGTTATCTCCATTgtctcgtacacaaagattttccacTCTCTCATTCGTCATCAGGCTCaagtaaaaaatcaacaacagccgagcccACCGAATGCACTGAACATTGCGCGATATAGAAAGGCAGTACATAGTGCACTTTGGGTACAGTTAGCACTGGTTGTTTGTTATTTGCCATTTGTTATAGTGGATATTGTCATCAGCCATAGTAAAACACATTCATCCCATTTAACCATCACTAGGGAAAtatcattttccttgatttacTTTAACTCGACATTAAATccgtttctttactgttggaagatTAGCGAAGTGAGACAatcagtaaa